A DNA window from Streptomyces sp. CA-278952 contains the following coding sequences:
- a CDS encoding NACHT domain-containing protein has translation MSGTEVALLRLATTVVGAAAKALLTPRPGAGLVPEPVRPLPRPAKPDRLAKVLAGRLADAFPDLPEHERLAALTSVQDTFAAAGEPDAKRLFALELDPERLRAELSAPAAGLSARAVDLYEDLLGRCCAQLVEQLTAHPSFAARAAVEQVRATGRTRELVEEVRDRVGPRPDAADLEFEGRYAQFVANANSRMGLFGLTLGRSASEWPLETAYLSLSVSGYEVDGRDGLGQPVRTAIGIEQALGEWDRLLLRGPAGSGKSTLVQWLALNAARQTFGGELADWNRCVPFVLRLRAFTALDALPAPAEFLRAAGVPLHGAAPAGWADRLLLQGRALVLVDGVDEIPDRLRKRTERWLKDLIAAYPRARYVVTTRPSAVPETWLSGSGFAPHTLLAMGQEDVRAFIEHWHRAARSECRSDEERDELDPYEKALRRAVGTRRDLGLLATNPLMCALLCALNRDRRMQLPRARKELYDAALDMLLVRRDTEREIIGVEGVDLTREEQTALLQRLAYWLIRNGLVEARQDEAVSLVADWMRAMSQVRGTPGQVFAHLLNRSGLLREPAAGAVGFVHRTFQDYLGAKAAVEARDFGVLVHHAHEDQWDDVVQMAVGHARPDERASLLWSLLERADAEPVHGHRLVLLAAGSLAHSPELDPEIRMEVEARTGQLLPPDGQKSIDELAKVGDLALELLSSMIDDLTGAEAAAVVRTAAAVGSETAYELVKQFRDDERSRVANALSLAWEQFDAETYAREVMAVRDWTDEYAAVRTAAQLSALRLVPRLRNVHLTGDHQDLSLVTSSPEVERVFVYGNSRIADVTALAAMPALREVGLSRCPQIRTIEPLVGPRLEWLSLVELHPSLDPRPLADLPGLRYLALGHPFLLESIGELPVCEQVTELDLMRETRYLNLEGLELWTSLRVLALYGTSHLRQLSLMPALHGLRSLRLVQIPGPDLRLTAPLVELRELMLLPSDPPCDLSPLADLPSLESLGLYGDVPFDLAPLAPREDLTIRLGHNTHVTGAELFPPERILRLT, from the coding sequence GTGTCCGGTACGGAAGTTGCCCTGTTACGGCTGGCCACGACGGTGGTGGGCGCGGCAGCCAAGGCGCTGCTGACCCCCAGGCCGGGCGCGGGCCTGGTCCCGGAACCGGTGCGTCCCCTCCCCCGCCCCGCGAAGCCGGACCGGCTGGCCAAGGTGCTCGCGGGCCGCCTGGCCGACGCCTTCCCCGACCTCCCCGAGCACGAGCGGCTGGCCGCGCTCACCTCCGTACAGGACACGTTCGCGGCTGCGGGCGAGCCGGACGCCAAGCGGCTGTTCGCCCTGGAACTGGACCCCGAGCGGCTGCGCGCCGAGCTGTCGGCCCCCGCCGCCGGGCTCTCCGCGCGGGCCGTCGACCTGTACGAGGACCTGCTCGGCCGCTGCTGCGCGCAGCTGGTGGAGCAGTTGACCGCGCACCCGTCGTTCGCGGCCCGGGCGGCGGTGGAGCAGGTCCGCGCGACGGGCCGGACACGGGAGCTGGTGGAGGAGGTACGGGACCGGGTCGGGCCGCGCCCGGACGCGGCGGACCTGGAGTTCGAGGGGCGGTACGCGCAGTTCGTGGCGAACGCCAACAGCCGGATGGGGCTGTTCGGGCTGACGCTCGGCAGGTCGGCGAGCGAATGGCCGCTGGAGACGGCCTACCTCAGCCTCTCGGTCAGCGGCTACGAGGTTGACGGCAGGGACGGTCTGGGACAGCCGGTCCGGACCGCGATCGGCATCGAGCAGGCCCTCGGCGAGTGGGACCGGCTGCTGCTGCGCGGCCCGGCCGGTTCCGGCAAGAGCACGCTGGTGCAGTGGCTGGCGCTGAACGCCGCGCGGCAGACGTTCGGCGGCGAGCTGGCGGACTGGAACCGGTGCGTCCCCTTCGTCCTGCGCCTGCGCGCCTTCACGGCCCTCGACGCGCTGCCCGCCCCGGCGGAATTCCTGCGCGCGGCCGGCGTTCCGCTGCACGGCGCGGCCCCGGCCGGCTGGGCGGACCGGCTGCTCCTGCAGGGCCGGGCGCTGGTCCTGGTGGACGGGGTCGACGAGATTCCGGACCGGCTGCGCAAGCGCACGGAACGCTGGCTGAAGGACCTGATCGCCGCCTACCCCCGGGCCAGGTACGTGGTGACGACCCGCCCCTCGGCGGTGCCCGAGACCTGGCTGTCCGGCTCCGGTTTCGCACCGCACACCCTGCTGGCGATGGGCCAGGAGGACGTCCGCGCCTTCATCGAGCACTGGCACCGGGCGGCCCGCTCGGAGTGCCGGTCGGATGAGGAACGCGACGAGCTGGACCCGTACGAGAAGGCCCTGCGCCGCGCGGTCGGGACACGCAGGGACCTGGGGCTGCTCGCGACGAACCCGCTGATGTGCGCCCTGCTCTGCGCGCTGAACCGGGACCGCCGGATGCAGCTGCCCCGGGCACGCAAGGAGTTGTACGACGCGGCGCTGGACATGCTGCTGGTCCGGCGCGACACCGAGCGCGAGATCATCGGGGTGGAGGGCGTCGACCTGACCCGCGAGGAGCAGACGGCTCTGCTGCAACGGCTCGCGTACTGGCTGATCCGCAACGGCCTGGTCGAGGCCCGGCAGGACGAGGCGGTCTCTCTGGTCGCCGACTGGATGCGGGCCATGTCCCAGGTCCGGGGCACACCCGGCCAGGTCTTCGCGCACCTTCTCAACCGCAGCGGCCTGCTGCGTGAACCCGCGGCGGGCGCGGTGGGGTTCGTGCACCGCACGTTCCAGGACTACCTGGGCGCGAAGGCCGCGGTGGAGGCCCGTGACTTCGGCGTCCTGGTCCACCACGCCCACGAGGACCAGTGGGACGACGTGGTCCAGATGGCGGTGGGGCACGCGCGGCCGGACGAGCGGGCGTCGCTGCTGTGGTCCCTGCTGGAGCGGGCGGACGCGGAGCCGGTCCACGGTCACCGGTTGGTCCTGCTCGCCGCGGGGAGTCTGGCCCACTCGCCGGAGCTGGACCCGGAGATCCGGATGGAGGTGGAGGCCCGGACCGGGCAGCTGCTGCCGCCGGACGGCCAGAAGAGCATCGACGAGCTGGCCAAGGTGGGCGATCTGGCGTTGGAGCTGCTGTCGTCGATGATCGACGACCTGACCGGGGCGGAAGCGGCTGCGGTGGTACGCACGGCCGCGGCGGTGGGCAGCGAGACGGCGTACGAGCTGGTGAAGCAGTTCCGGGACGACGAGCGGAGCCGGGTCGCGAACGCCCTGTCCTTGGCCTGGGAGCAGTTCGACGCGGAGACCTACGCCCGCGAGGTGATGGCCGTCCGGGACTGGACCGACGAATACGCGGCGGTCAGGACCGCCGCCCAGCTCTCCGCGCTGCGCCTCGTCCCGCGGCTGCGCAACGTGCACCTGACGGGTGATCACCAGGATCTGTCGCTCGTGACCTCCTCGCCGGAGGTGGAACGGGTCTTCGTCTACGGCAACAGCCGGATCGCGGACGTGACGGCGCTGGCCGCCATGCCGGCGCTGCGGGAGGTCGGGCTGAGCCGCTGTCCGCAGATCCGGACCATCGAGCCGCTCGTCGGACCGCGGCTGGAGTGGCTCTCGCTCGTCGAACTCCATCCGTCGCTCGACCCCCGGCCCCTGGCGGACCTGCCGGGCCTGCGCTATCTGGCTCTCGGCCATCCCTTTCTCCTCGAGAGCATCGGCGAACTCCCGGTCTGCGAACAGGTGACCGAGCTCGACCTGATGAGGGAGACCCGTTATCTGAACCTGGAGGGCCTGGAGCTCTGGACGAGCCTGCGGGTGCTGGCCCTGTACGGCACCAGCCATCTCCGCCAGCTCAGCCTCATGCCGGCCCTGCACGGTCTGCGGAGTCTGCGCCTCGTGCAGATTCCCGGGCCGGACCTGCGCCTGACGGCCCCGCTCGTCGAGCTGCGGGAGCTCATGCTCCTCCCCAGCGACCCGCCCTGTGACCTCAGCCCCCTGGCCGATCTGCCCTCCCTGGAGTCGCTGGGGCTCTACGGCGACGTGCCCTTCGATCTCGCCCCCCTCGCTCCCCGCGAGGACCTGACGATCCGACTGGGCCACAACACCCACGTCACCGGCGCCGAACTCTTCCCGCCCGAACGGATTCTCCGCCTCACCTGA
- a CDS encoding sterol desaturase family protein, with translation MEPNLPDVVLWSIPAFVLLTVIEMVSYRLHPDEDAAGYETRDTATSLTMGIGSLGFDLLWKIPILAIYMAVYELTPLRVPVLWWTVLLMLLAQDFFYYWSHRGHHVIRILWACHVVHHSSEKFNLTTALRQPWTSATVWPFYLPLIACGVHPAALAFCQSANLVYQFWVHTERVAKLPRPFEYVLNTPSHHRVHHASQGGYLDRNYGGILIVWDRMFGSFAAETERPVYGLTKNISTHNPLRVATHEYAAIARDVRAAGTWSERAGRVFRGPGWQPAPKAGAVAGTGEPAPVSLETSAPERAL, from the coding sequence ATGGAGCCGAACCTGCCCGATGTCGTGCTGTGGTCGATACCGGCCTTCGTGCTGCTCACCGTGATCGAGATGGTCAGCTACCGCCTCCACCCGGACGAGGACGCCGCCGGGTACGAGACCAGGGACACCGCCACGAGCCTCACCATGGGCATCGGCAGCCTGGGCTTCGACCTGCTGTGGAAGATCCCCATCCTGGCGATCTATATGGCCGTCTACGAACTGACGCCGCTACGGGTGCCCGTGCTCTGGTGGACCGTCCTGCTGATGCTCCTCGCCCAGGACTTCTTCTACTACTGGTCCCACCGCGGCCACCACGTGATCCGGATCCTGTGGGCCTGCCACGTGGTCCACCACTCCAGCGAGAAGTTCAACCTCACCACCGCGCTGCGCCAGCCCTGGACCTCCGCGACAGTCTGGCCCTTCTACCTGCCGCTGATCGCCTGCGGTGTGCACCCGGCGGCGCTCGCGTTCTGCCAGTCGGCCAACCTCGTCTACCAGTTCTGGGTGCACACCGAACGCGTCGCCAAGCTCCCGCGCCCCTTCGAGTACGTCCTCAACACGCCCTCCCACCACCGCGTCCACCACGCCTCCCAAGGCGGCTACCTGGACCGCAACTACGGCGGGATCCTGATCGTCTGGGACCGGATGTTCGGATCCTTCGCGGCCGAGACCGAGCGGCCCGTCTACGGGCTCACCAAGAACATCTCCACCCACAACCCGCTGCGCGTCGCGACCCACGAGTACGCCGCCATCGCCCGGGACGTCCGGGCCGCCGGCACCTGGAGCGAGCGGGCCGGACGGGTCTTCCGCGGGCCCGGCTGGCAGCCGGCGCCGAAGGCGGGGGCCGTGGCCGGGACCGGAGAGCCGGCGCCCGTGTCCCTGGAGACCTCCGCCCCGGAACGCGCCCTGTGA
- a CDS encoding lysoplasmalogenase, translating to MSATDSRPARTRGAERFARPVLLAFLLAAAVDLAGLLAGAETLHLVAKPLLMPLLAGYAALRGGPRPLVAALLFGWGGDVFLLADNDLAFLVGMGSFAVGHVCYLTLFGRDRARAPLATGAGYALVLVVFLVLIWPDLPADLRIPLTGYSLLLTATAWRAGVLGPYAAAGGALFLLSDALIATGIATWPQAPAPDFWVMITYIAAQALLTLGALTAPPAGGTGRTGAYRERGTSV from the coding sequence GTGAGCGCCACCGACTCCCGCCCCGCGCGCACCCGCGGAGCCGAGCGCTTCGCCCGCCCCGTGCTCCTCGCCTTCCTCCTCGCCGCCGCGGTGGACCTGGCCGGGCTCCTCGCCGGGGCCGAGACGCTCCACCTGGTCGCCAAGCCGCTGCTGATGCCGCTGCTCGCCGGATACGCGGCACTCCGCGGCGGACCCCGGCCACTCGTCGCGGCCCTGCTGTTCGGATGGGGCGGTGACGTCTTCCTGCTCGCCGACAACGACCTGGCCTTCCTCGTCGGCATGGGCTCCTTCGCCGTCGGCCATGTCTGCTACCTGACGCTGTTCGGCCGCGACCGGGCCCGTGCGCCGCTGGCCACGGGGGCCGGATACGCCCTCGTCCTGGTCGTCTTCCTCGTGCTGATCTGGCCGGACCTCCCGGCGGACCTGCGTATCCCGCTGACCGGCTACAGCCTGCTGCTCACCGCCACGGCCTGGCGGGCCGGCGTGCTCGGCCCGTACGCGGCGGCCGGCGGGGCGCTCTTCCTGCTCTCCGACGCCCTCATCGCCACCGGCATCGCCACCTGGCCGCAGGCGCCCGCCCCCGACTTCTGGGTCATGATCACCTACATCGCCGCCCAGGCGCTGCTGACCCTCGGGGCGCTCACGGCTCCCCCGGCCGGCGGAACCGGGCGAACCGGGGCGTACCGTGAACGGGGTACCAGCGTCTGA
- a CDS encoding zinc-dependent alcohol dehydrogenase family protein: MRATVIHAPHDIRVREVPDPAIQQPTDVVLRVLRACICGSDLWAYRGESARRSGQRIGHEFLGVVEEAGSGVNGFAVGDLAVAPFVWSDGTCTYCAEGLTTSCPEGGFWGSVGPDGAQSDGGQGEAVRVPHADGTLVKLPAAAASDDRLLTALLALSDVLGTGHHAAVGAGVGPGSTVAVVGDGAVGLCGVLAAERLGAERVIALGRHPARTDIARRFGATDVVAERGEAALAAVRELTRGEGVHSVIEAVGTEQSMRTALGIVRDGGSIGYVGVPHGSATGVDLGVMFGRNIALRGGVAPVRRYIPELLPDVLDGTIDPSPVFDRSIGLDEVPLGYKEMDERTALKVLITP, translated from the coding sequence ATGCGCGCCACCGTCATCCACGCCCCCCACGACATCCGGGTGCGGGAGGTGCCCGACCCGGCGATCCAGCAGCCCACCGACGTGGTGCTCCGGGTCCTGCGGGCCTGCATCTGCGGCAGCGATCTGTGGGCCTACCGGGGCGAGTCGGCCCGGCGGTCCGGTCAGCGCATCGGCCACGAATTCCTCGGCGTCGTCGAGGAGGCGGGGTCCGGCGTCAACGGGTTCGCCGTGGGGGATCTGGCCGTCGCCCCGTTCGTCTGGTCCGACGGCACCTGCACCTACTGTGCCGAGGGCCTCACCACCTCCTGCCCCGAGGGCGGCTTCTGGGGATCGGTCGGCCCGGACGGCGCGCAGTCGGACGGCGGCCAGGGCGAAGCCGTCCGCGTCCCCCACGCCGACGGCACCCTGGTCAAGCTCCCGGCCGCCGCCGCGTCCGACGACCGCCTGCTCACCGCCCTGCTGGCGCTCTCCGACGTCCTGGGCACCGGCCACCACGCCGCCGTCGGAGCGGGCGTCGGGCCGGGCAGCACCGTCGCGGTCGTCGGTGACGGCGCGGTCGGTCTGTGCGGGGTGCTCGCCGCCGAGCGGCTCGGCGCGGAGCGCGTCATCGCGCTCGGCCGCCACCCCGCGCGCACCGACATCGCCCGCCGCTTCGGCGCGACCGACGTGGTCGCCGAACGCGGCGAGGCCGCCCTCGCCGCCGTCCGCGAACTGACCCGCGGCGAGGGCGTGCACAGCGTCATCGAGGCCGTCGGCACCGAGCAGTCGATGCGCACCGCCCTCGGCATCGTCCGCGACGGCGGCTCCATCGGCTACGTGGGCGTCCCGCACGGCAGCGCCACCGGCGTGGACCTCGGCGTCATGTTCGGCCGGAACATCGCCCTGCGCGGCGGCGTCGCCCCCGTACGCCGGTACATACCGGAGCTGCTCCCCGATGTGCTGGACGGCACGATCGACCCGTCGCCCGTCTTCGACCGGTCCATCGGCCTGGACGAAGTGCCGCTCGGCTACAAGGAGATGGACGAGCGGACCGCGTTGAAGGTGCTCATCACGCCGTAG
- a CDS encoding S8 family peptidase, which yields MAHLSSRRTRALAVPVGLALTASLGFLPTATATAAPTGEQAAASVRTDGPKLSYVVNTRGGHGTVKNVRKAIAKAGGTVVIAYEQIGVIVVHSQNPSFGETIRRVRGVESAGATRTNPIVPQATKDVGAIAQPLTAEQAAAAAADAKAGEDPLEPLQWSLPAIKADQAHEKSLGSKRVTVAVIDTGVDDTHPDLAPNFDSRASANCVSGAPDTTAGSWRPAAGESDHGTHVAGTIAAAKNGAGVTGVAPGVKVSGIKVSNPDGFFYTEAVVCGFLWAAEHGVEVTNNSYYTDPWLFNCKNDPDQGALVDALTRAVKYAERKGTVNVAAAGNSRHDLALDAIEDKTSPNDTEPVTRTIDPSACPDIPTMLPGVVTVSATGAKGLKSSYSNYGKGIIDVAAPGGDSTIYQTPEAPAVNGLILSTLPGGKFGYKAGTSMASPHVAGVVALIKSRHPYASPAAVKALLTLQADAKACGEPYDINGDGVIDAVCEGGKNYNGFYGAGVVDALDAVRW from the coding sequence ATGGCTCATCTGTCATCGAGACGGACCCGCGCACTCGCGGTGCCCGTCGGACTCGCGCTGACCGCCTCGCTCGGCTTCCTGCCGACGGCGACGGCCACGGCGGCGCCCACCGGCGAGCAGGCCGCCGCGAGCGTCCGGACCGACGGGCCGAAGCTGTCCTACGTGGTCAACACCCGCGGCGGACACGGCACCGTCAAGAACGTCAGGAAAGCGATCGCCAAGGCCGGCGGCACCGTCGTCATCGCCTATGAGCAGATCGGCGTCATCGTCGTCCACTCGCAGAACCCCTCCTTCGGCGAAACGATTCGCCGGGTACGCGGCGTGGAGTCGGCGGGCGCCACCCGCACGAACCCGATCGTGCCGCAGGCCACCAAGGACGTCGGCGCGATAGCGCAGCCGCTCACCGCCGAGCAGGCGGCGGCCGCCGCCGCGGACGCGAAGGCCGGCGAGGACCCGCTGGAGCCCCTCCAGTGGTCGCTGCCCGCGATCAAGGCGGACCAGGCGCACGAGAAGTCGCTGGGCTCGAAGCGGGTGACCGTCGCCGTCATCGACACGGGCGTCGACGACACCCACCCGGACCTGGCCCCGAACTTCGACAGCCGCGCCTCGGCCAACTGCGTCTCCGGCGCTCCGGACACCACCGCCGGCTCCTGGCGTCCGGCGGCGGGCGAGAGCGACCACGGCACGCATGTGGCGGGCACCATCGCCGCCGCGAAGAACGGCGCCGGTGTCACCGGCGTCGCCCCGGGCGTGAAGGTGTCGGGCATCAAGGTGTCGAACCCGGACGGGTTCTTCTACACCGAGGCCGTCGTCTGCGGGTTCCTCTGGGCCGCCGAGCACGGTGTCGAGGTGACCAACAACAGCTACTACACCGACCCGTGGCTGTTCAACTGCAAGAACGACCCGGATCAGGGCGCCCTGGTCGACGCCCTCACCCGCGCCGTGAAGTACGCGGAGCGCAAGGGCACGGTCAACGTCGCGGCGGCGGGGAACTCCCGCCACGACCTGGCGCTCGACGCGATCGAGGACAAGACCAGCCCGAACGACACCGAGCCGGTCACGCGGACCATCGACCCGAGCGCCTGCCCGGACATCCCGACCATGCTGCCGGGTGTCGTGACGGTCTCCGCGACGGGTGCGAAGGGTCTGAAGTCCTCGTACTCGAACTACGGCAAGGGCATCATCGACGTGGCCGCCCCGGGCGGGGACTCGACGATCTACCAGACCCCCGAGGCGCCGGCCGTCAACGGGCTGATCCTGTCGACGCTGCCGGGCGGCAAGTTCGGCTACAAGGCCGGTACGTCGATGGCCTCCCCGCACGTCGCGGGCGTCGTGGCGCTGATCAAGTCCAGGCACCCCTACGCCTCCCCGGCCGCGGTGAAGGCGCTGCTGACGCTCCAGGCGGACGCGAAGGCGTGCGGTGAGCCGTACGACATCAACGGTGACGGTGTCATCGACGCGGTGTGCGAGGGCGGCAAGAACTACAACGGCTTCTACGGGGCCGGAGTGGTCGACGCGCTGGACGCGGTGCGCTGGTAG